In the genome of Thunnus albacares chromosome 8, fThuAlb1.1, whole genome shotgun sequence, the window TTTCCAACAATGAGAAAATGCTGATTACACCAGTTCTGTATTGGATGTACAATTCCACACTGAAGGTCGTGCCCAGCTCTGACAAATATAAGGAACGTGTACACACTCTGGACAACACAAACTCTTCAGACAAGTCCATACTCTTGAAAAATGTGATGTGGGCTGACAGTGGAAAGTACCTATGTAAACTCTCCATCACCACAGAGGACCAAAGTTTtaggaaaaaaggaaatgaaacttTGCTGATTATTCATGGTAAATGCAAGGTTTGGGATTTTTTGTATTTCCAACGTATTGCTGTAAAGGGGAAGTCAAATGTCgtcacagagaaagaaagatctGCGACTATTTTACTAATCTTCATCTAGGGTTTGGCTCAGATCAAAGACAAAACTGGGATAAAGTTTTGGGGTGTCAGGAGGATTAAGAAAAGATGAGGGATGGGAATTAGGTTGGATTAGGATGACTGTTCTGACAGTGGTTGCATAGCCAAAGATCCAATATGAATCAGATCTAGGATCACATGTGCAAGTGACCcagatctgatatgaaaaaatcAGAACTGAGTCACTTGGAGGCAAAAAAGGGTTTTGGGCCACTTCAGCATGTAATGTGAACGTTGCCATAGTTAGCtctatatataaaataattcaaacaaaagTCAGAGTTCAtctgacactgaaaaaaattaaaatatgtcagtttcCAAAGCTGTACTACTGGCTTGTATTAAAATTAACTTTTGCTCATAAGAGTTGTTACAGAGCCTGGTCACTGTGATCTCTGTGCTCCAGTCAGAAAAAAGCTCTATCATCTATCAATACAGCTAAAATATGACAGCCTTAGTTCAAAAGTATGAGGCATAAGAGAGAAATCTGATTGCTGATGCCCTTCATGTAAATATGTCACATTAAAAAGTTTACTAAAGGTTATGAAACTGGTTTCTCATGAGCATGTTGGTAAATTGGGGTGATGGGACACTCTGTGTCTGGAGGCTTTAAAATCTAGACAACACCAgagataaaatgtgtgtgtttaagatcgtatctgtctgtctctcatttcAGACACCATGTTCTTTAACCTCACCAGTCACAATGACTCTCAGCTCCAGTGTGAAGTAAACGTGACCAGGGATCCCAGAattgttttgtccatttttcATGATGGATGGAAATTCCAAACTGTAAACAACGCTGTTACAGCGCTGCCCTACAATACACTCTCCGAGACCATCTCTCTGAAAGGCGGGGGGAAATATGAGTGTCAGCTGCACCTGAATGAAGATCTGATCATGAAAAGCATCTTCCACTGGCATTTGCCTGGTAATAATCTCCCCCCTGATGTAGCTTTCGTGCATGCACAGTACACATTTGCTACTCTACACTTCAACACTCATTAGGTTTTGCTAATTAAAAAAGGTTAATCTTACATTTTGAAAGGTTAAACTTGAATTGGTCATAATAAGAAATAAGAGCAATGCTGCATTTCCTTTGTACTTCTCCCCGCAATCACTCATCAAATACAGTTCTTGTTGAGTTTCTTTAGGCAGCACTCTTTCTATACTTTATTGCAAGAATGCGCATCATACGCATGCACATCTTTACATTTGCTTACATATGATTGTATTCATACTTATCGTATTttcacaatatttatatattgtacagtgaaggagaaaacaataaaagagaaatggGCAAACAAAactggaggagaaagaaagaagatagtaatatatacagtacatacagacgggtgacaacTTAAAGGAAAAcctggtacaggtctgaatgcttgacccctacattGAGGTGaactggtggctctgttatgctgtgggggacattttgctggcatgatTTTGGTCTACTTATCTCCTTAGACgtaagagtcactgcaaataaATACGAAGTTGTTATGaatcatcacctttatcctatgatgaaccatttctatcctgatgggagtggtctctacCCAATGTtccaattcacagggcacgaggggtcactgaatgatttgatgagtatgaaaatgatgtgaatcatatgctatggccttcacagtcacccAATCTCACCCAGTAACCCAATTGAccacctatgggagattttggactgacttgttagacagcgctctccaccaccatcatcaaaacaccaaataagggaatatcttttggaagactggtgttcctcagccttggcattgaccTCTACAAGTCTCTAtaactcttctggagggatgtACACtgttcttcaaaaagatattccctccCTAATGAGCTTATTTAGAGCAGTCTGCAGCTTGTTTTTAGTGAGTTGCAGAGGACTGTTGTACCAGAAGGTGGCAGCATAATCAAAGTGACATTGAACTAAAGCCCCAGACAGAATTGTTAATGTTACACTATCTAGCAGGAACTCTGACATCTTTTCTGTGGTTCCAGCATCATTTCAGTTATTCAGACCCTGACTAGACATGGCCAACAGCATGTGGAGAGAAGTTTGTCTCCATATTTTATTGGCTTAAAGACTTCAAACTAAACACTTAAAGCGTGAAACTACGagtgaa includes:
- the LOC122987680 gene encoding uncharacterized protein LOC122987680; amino-acid sequence: MFKVLLSELHHSVILMKWGWTQWMFIYFMVSGTHSEVTVHQPPLLTAALGHDVIMPCRLSLSNNEKMLITPVLYWMYNSTLKVVPSSDKYKERVHTLDNTNSSDKSILLKNVMWADSGKYLCKLSITTEDQSFRKKGNETLLIIHDTMFFNLTSHNDSQLQCEVNVTRDPRIVLSIFHDGWKFQTVNNAVTALPYNTLSETISLKGGGKYECQLHLNEDLIMKSIFHWHLPEPDVVFPEPWFLYMAMLLVPIIILLCLVIAMLKDRCCVVQHLAGTERRSKGESGCQQRKEMHLSNALQDMQQ